The DNA segment CAGATTTTAAACCCTTACTGTAcaggaggtatgttgatgataccttcttaATTTTTAAGAGTCGTGACCAGATTCCTCGATTTTTGGAGTACCTTAACAGTaagtatattaatatagaatttacttgtgaaatcgaagattatcatacgcttgcttttctagatattcaggtaaaaaatcttgataataacttTTACGCCTCAGTCTTCAGAAAGCATACTTTCACGggtcttatgtctaaatttcaatcGGCTACgcctttgaaatataaaatgaatttgatattgatgctagtaaccagagcatataaaatttgttctagctttttgaatttgcatgaagaattggaatttctaaggtcacttttaaaaaacaatggatATCCGCTGAATTACGTAAGTACATACATAGgtaaacagctttcgaaattatatgtaaacaaacaacccgaaactaccgccaatgtaaagaaacctgttatttatttacctttaacttttatTGGAGCTCatagttacgatttaaaaaaaaattaatttctatttcgtCCTTTAGctaccctcagctagatatcataatatatttcactttgcaaaataaattaggtaatttctttaaaattaaagaccccataccaacaagccttcggtccagtccgatctataaatggcagtgtggtggttgtgatgccacttacgttggaaaaactaccagatcagcttggatgagatggttcgAACGCCTAGGGAAGTCATATCgtacaggcaattatctttcaaggcctagttacagttcaattagagaacacagcgaggagacCGGTCACCCTTTCATCAGGGCCGTTTCTAGCTTTGTGGGGGCcctagatagataggtaggtaggtacttCATATATCCCCAAGGGGTTTGTCAAACTGTGATGAAGCGATTCCTAGCCCTTTAGATGGTCTACTAAGATGCAAGAAACTATTAcacttcacatttatttatttcacatctatttcaaagtgcaaagataataaaaaaaaaaccaacacttGAAATAATGCTTAACATCACAGTCACACACTTCCCAGAAAAAACAACTAATAATTCACATTATTCATAGTAACAATGTATTGTCCTCAAAATGTCTGCTTCCTGGCTTTTTTATTCGCAAAGTCATCAAAGATGTTCTCATATGACACCTGCTTGCCCACCTCATGGTTGGTGCTAATTATTGCAAGACCAGTGAGTCGATCCTGTCCCATGGAAGACCTTAGATAGGTCTTGATGAGCTTCAGCTTTGAGAAGCTCCTCTCTGCTGAGGTCACAGTCACAGGCAGGGTGCAGGCGATTCTTAGGGCAACCCACAGACTGGGATACAGTTCCTCCAAATTTTTTTTGTGGATAAAGGTGAGGAGCTCAAGAGCAGTCATGTCATCTGAGGGTAACCTTGGCAAGTTTTTGACTTCCACCGCCAGTTCCTTTCCATCAATGTCACTTTCATTTCCAGTGCTTAATGTCATGCAGAGGTTTTCATACTGGTTGCCAAATGCCTGATCATCCAGTTTTTGGAAATTGAGCAGCACTCCAAATCTGTCTCTCAATTCACCCAGTGTTTTAAACCTATCAGTTAAGGATTCAATGGCTGTGTCAACAACAACATTAAAGAATGTTGCTTCTAGCCTCTTCATGGTATCTGCAATGGGCTCATCTGGGGCTTCATAAGAAAAGTGCTTTTTTGTGCTTCTTAATCTTTTCTCTTTGAGTACAGCCTCTATATTCATTTCCTCACACATGTCTTTAGCAGAGGCCTGAGCTGAAGCAAAACCAGTTCTTCTGTAGTTAGTCAGAGATGATTTTGCTTTAGTGAGGAGGTCAACTGCCACATCAAGCTGCATTTTGGGAGACTGCAGGAGCTTGCTGACATGGTTCACATGGTATAGAATGTCATACCATACGACTGTGCAAATGAGAAATCGGTATGACCCCAACTTTTCTGCCAAAGTTTGGGCTTCAACCTTAGTCAGAGGATCTGTCACTTCCCTGATCTTCAGCAAAGCTTCCCTTATATTAGAGGCCTGGTACCGCACAGCCTCTATGCTGTTAATACGGCTGTCCCACCTTGTGTTTTGTGTTGCTCCAAGTCTTGAGTGCAACAGTGACATGTTCCTTTAGGATTGCCCATCTTGCTGAAA comes from the Macrobrachium rosenbergii isolate ZJJX-2024 unplaced genomic scaffold, ASM4041242v1 13875, whole genome shotgun sequence genome and includes:
- the LOC136837874 gene encoding uncharacterized protein, with protein sequence MSLLHSRLGATQNTRWDSRINSIEAVRYQASNIREALLKIREVTDPLTKVEAQTLAEKLGSYRFLICTVVWYDILYHVNHVSKLLQSPKMQLDVAVDLLTKAKSSLTNYRRTGFASAQASAKDMCEEMNIEAVLKEKRLRSTKKHFSYEAPDEPIADTMKRLEATFFNVVVDTAIESLTDRFKTLGELRDRFGVLLNFQKLDDQAFGNQYENLCMTLSTGNESDIDGKELAVEVKNLPRLPSDDMTALELLTFIHKKNLEELYPSLWVALRIACTLPVTVTSAERSFSKLKLIKTYLRSSMGQDRLTGLAIISTNHEVGKQVSYENIFDDFANKKARKQTF